The segment AAACATTTTGCATACTTGAGCCTCCGTAAAAGTTTGGCACCAACAAGGTCATTGGTTCCAAAATGCCATTACTGTATTCAAACGCGTAATCTTTCCGAAGGCCATCCGTGGGCTGTGTACCGGGTTTTGATAGCTCTGATTTTCCGCGAATAGAATATTTACTGTATTCGCTGATTGACCACAACGGGCCAAAGAATGAACCGACTGACAGAAGTGCTGCCGGTATAAGAATCGCTACATTTCTTACCAGATCTACGACTTTCTTTTCCTGAACAGCATAGATAAGTTGCACCAATCCATAGCCCAAAACAATCAGGGCAAGGTAGTAGGTTATCTGCAAATGGTTTTCGCGCAGGTGAAGTGCCAGTGCAGCGGTAGTTAAACCAAAACCTAAAATTCGTTTCCCGGTAAACGTTAGATGTATACCCGCCATAACTAACGGCATAAAAGCAATGGCGCCAATGCGGGCATTGTGCCCGGCAGCAAGGCCAACAATCATGTACGATGAAAGCCCGAAGGCGATGGCTCCGGCTATGGCCAGGTAAGGCTTTACACGAAAGGCCAGCAACAGAATGTAATAGCAGAGAAAGGCAAGGAAAATATTTCTAACCGGATGTGGCAAGCCTAATGCAAGCGCAATTTTTAAACCCGTAATAGCCTGGTAGCCCCATTCTACATTGATCAGGTAGGCAGGCATACCGCTGAACATATTAGGTGCCCACAAACCCTCTTCACCTGTTTTTTCCCGAAAATCACGCAGTGCCTTGGCTGCTCCTACCGATTGGGTTATGTCCTGTTGATTGATGGCTTTGTTTTCAAAGAAGACCGGGCCAAAAAAGAACACCGTAACAATTAGAAAGATAAGTACAGCAACTACATGAGGGAGAATGTGTTGCGCGAAGTTTAGTTTTTTCATACAAATGGATAGAGCCTGCAAAATAGAACGCTGGATGGATAATCCATACGATCAGGGAATTGAAATTTTACTGAGCCCGACCAACTGTTATGGTAGTAAGGTTTTTCAGGTAGCGCCTTCCGGTACGTTCATCCGTAGGCACTAGAATGGATATACTTTCATTAAGGTCTTGAATACTTTTACCATCTTTTTCAACAACAAAGTAAGCCTGGTCACCTACGGTTGAATTGAACAGTTCATTCCAGGAAAATACTACCGTATAGCCATCAATAGCTTTAAAAACAAGGTAGTATTCACTGTATTCCCGTGGGTTTTCACAATCTGGTGTTACGGTCGTCAGCACCTCACGAATCAAAACGCCTTTTACATTTTTTGCTGTACTTTTCTTTTCACCCAAGTGATTAGTGATTACAACATCGCCAATAGCAATAGCAGGGTGGTTGAGTAAACTGGTTTGATCAATTTGCATTTCGGTTTTTACCTTTCCTGAAACACTGAAGTTTTTTGTTTGTGTTTGCTGAGCGTATGTCATCAGTGACAGGCTCATGAGGATGATAGAGAATAGTTTTTGTTTCATAACATTAACCGCCAATAGTTGACATGGATTCAGATACAGGTTTATGCTTACTTCGTCTTCCTTCAGCTTCAAAACCGTCTTTAGGGCGGTGAGCAAAAGCGTTCAGTAATTGATTTTTTAGTTCTTCATCTGAACATCCTGTGCGGATCAGATCGCGAATATTCAGAACACCATCATCGTATAAACAGGTTTTAAGAGTGCCTTGCGCGGTAAGTCTGATGCGGTTACAGGTTCCGCAGAATGTTCGGCTGAACGCGGCAATAATACCAATGTTGCCGCGGTAGCCGGGTACAACATAATGATAAGCCGTGGAGAAATCCGGATCATTAACCCTTTGAAGCGCTGGATAATACTGCTGAATGTATTCAAATATTTTTTTGTAGGTCCATGTAAGATTTGGATAGTGATTACCCTCACCATTAAAGGGCATCTCTTCAATGAAACGCACCGAAACGTTTTTGCTTTTTGTCAGCTCGATTAAGGGAAGAATGTCATCAATATTTTTTCCTTCCATTACTACCGCATTAACCTTCACCGGAATATCATGAAGCAGTAATTGTTCGAAGGTATTCATTACGTTTTCAAATTCATCCCTACGGGTGATGGTATGAAAACGTGTTTTGTCGAGTGTATCAAGACTGAGGTTTACGGAGGCAATACCCAAAGCCTTAAGCTCTGTGATGTAGGGTGTGGTGAGTACTCCATTAGTCGTAAGATGAACATCATGAATACCCGGAATAGCTACAATCTTTCGGATCAGGTGCATCAGGTCGGTGCGTACAAAAGGTTCGCCTCCCGTTAACCGGATTTTGGTTATGCCCATCGAAGCCAACAGGTTTACCAGGCGTTCAATTTCCTCAAAAGTCAATAAGTCTTTTTTGGGCAGGTATTTAATGCCTTCTTCGGGCATGCAATAAAAGCAGCGCAGGTTACAGCGATCAGTAACCGCCAGGCGAAGGTAGTTGATTGCTCGTCCGT is part of the Cyclobacteriaceae bacterium genome and harbors:
- the moaA gene encoding GTP 3',8-cyclase MoaA, which encodes MGNAKLYDNHGRAINYLRLAVTDRCNLRCFYCMPEEGIKYLPKKDLLTFEEIERLVNLLASMGITKIRLTGGEPFVRTDLMHLIRKIVAIPGIHDVHLTTNGVLTTPYITELKALGIASVNLSLDTLDKTRFHTITRRDEFENVMNTFEQLLLHDIPVKVNAVVMEGKNIDDILPLIELTKSKNVSVRFIEEMPFNGEGNHYPNLTWTYKKIFEYIQQYYPALQRVNDPDFSTAYHYVVPGYRGNIGIIAAFSRTFCGTCNRIRLTAQGTLKTCLYDDGVLNIRDLIRTGCSDEELKNQLLNAFAHRPKDGFEAEGRRSKHKPVSESMSTIGG